A DNA window from Nitrospira sp. contains the following coding sequences:
- a CDS encoding transposase (MaGe:77310809), protein MKRTRRNHGATFKAQVALAAVKGDKTLAELAEQFQVHPTQITEWKQQLLARVADVFGGIKAAADTPDLKTLHAKIGQLALENDFLAGALTKAGLRSVKP, encoded by the coding sequence ATGAAACGCACGAGACGGAATCACGGAGCGACGTTTAAGGCGCAAGTGGCCTTGGCGGCGGTCAAAGGCGACAAGACGCTCGCGGAATTGGCCGAGCAGTTCCAGGTCCATCCCACGCAGATCACCGAATGGAAACAACAATTGCTGGCGCGGGTCGCCGACGTGTTTGGCGGCATCAAAGCAGCGGCAGACACGCCGGATCTCAAAACGCTCCACGCCAAAATTGGTCAACTGGCGCTGGAGAATGATTTTTTAGCCGGGGCGCTCACCAAGGCGGGCTTGCGGAGCGTAAAGCCATGA
- a CDS encoding transposase (MaGe:77310810) produces the protein MMDHTHPLPVVRQCQLLKLARSTAYYQPTPVSETTLVLMRRIDELHLHYPFAGARMLRDLLRHEGHAIGRRHVVTLMRRMGIEALYQKPSLSRRHPAHPIYPYLLRDLTIARPNHVWAADITYIPMRRGFVYLFVVLDWASRRVLAWRLSNTLTTDFCLDAVQAAITPNGTPTIFNTDQGCQFTSQEFTGMLTHHGIQISMDGKGWWRDNVFVERLWKSIKYEEVYLHAYDTVNAAHQGLAHYLPFYNQTRPHRALDGQKPDQVYYAHLTTQLTAA, from the coding sequence ATGATGGATCACACTCATCCCTTACCGGTTGTGCGACAATGCCAGTTGCTGAAGTTGGCCCGCTCGACCGCCTATTACCAGCCGACGCCGGTCTCCGAGACCACGCTGGTGTTGATGCGGCGGATCGATGAGCTGCATCTGCACTATCCCTTTGCCGGGGCGCGCATGTTGCGCGATCTGCTACGGCACGAGGGCCACGCCATCGGGCGGCGTCACGTGGTCACCCTGATGCGTCGTATGGGGATTGAGGCCCTGTATCAGAAGCCGTCTCTCAGCCGGCGGCATCCGGCCCATCCTATTTACCCCTATCTCTTGCGGGATCTCACCATCGCGCGGCCCAATCATGTCTGGGCCGCCGATATCACCTACATTCCGATGCGCCGAGGCTTTGTGTATCTCTTTGTGGTGCTCGACTGGGCGAGTCGTCGGGTCTTGGCGTGGCGGCTGTCCAACACGCTGACTACCGACTTCTGTCTGGATGCGGTGCAAGCGGCCATCACCCCAAATGGCACTCCGACCATCTTCAATACGGACCAAGGGTGCCAATTCACGAGCCAGGAGTTCACGGGGATGCTCACCCACCATGGCATCCAGATCAGCATGGACGGAAAAGGGTGGTGGCGAGACAACGTGTTCGTGGAGCGACTGTGGAAGAGCATTAAATACGAGGAGGTCTATTTGCATGCCTACGACACCGTCAATGCGGCCCACCAGGGCTTGGCGCACTACCTGCCGTTCTACAATCAAACCAGGCCGCATCGGGCGCTTGACGGCCAAAAACCCGACCAGGTGTACTATGCCCATCTGACGACACAGCTGACGGCTGCGTGA
- a CDS encoding conserved exported protein of unknown function (Evidence 4 : Unknown function but conserved in other organisms; MaGe:77310811), which translates to MKRKLALIVVLLFVGLRPQLVACEEPRYPIKDSKIPVDRQTRPVWLNNNQIIFVGYAPDSANPPKQVGLAWEIPQAVYVWDLEKGKAVRDPSWDGTNSWCASGEFRSFHRLRSGTETTYELVEGKIGEERVQPLPVKWFNPISCRHYDIDLPYWRHEGKKTRSIPLLEEHGYLDFGLPSRADPSKASPVLLYPSDQKNPKQLPFTGEQVRFHVAYFEFAGVYLLEGHIKTTYATDIWLLKSDGTVVKALEPKGEQWEKLGWGQYNLTKKGLFAAGGSGPYDQVGTTGGYLFQRGKPARLIAGLTRNISVSPDGCKVAFVHSLHSLAEADSVKALREGKPGAETLKMIDFCAGKGE; encoded by the coding sequence ATGAAACGAAAGTTGGCTCTGATCGTCGTACTGCTCTTCGTGGGGTTGAGACCGCAGCTAGTGGCGTGTGAGGAGCCGCGCTATCCGATCAAGGATTCGAAGATTCCAGTGGATCGGCAGACTCGTCCTGTTTGGCTCAACAATAACCAGATCATCTTTGTGGGCTACGCACCAGATTCGGCTAATCCTCCCAAGCAAGTAGGTCTGGCGTGGGAGATTCCACAAGCGGTGTATGTGTGGGATCTTGAAAAAGGCAAGGCTGTGCGCGATCCCAGCTGGGATGGAACAAATAGCTGGTGTGCATCTGGAGAATTTCGTTCATTTCATCGCCTGCGATCAGGAACAGAGACGACATACGAGCTGGTAGAGGGGAAAATTGGTGAGGAGCGCGTGCAGCCTCTTCCCGTGAAGTGGTTTAATCCAATCAGTTGTCGTCACTACGATATCGATCTTCCGTATTGGCGACACGAAGGTAAAAAAACGAGGTCCATTCCATTGTTAGAGGAGCATGGATATTTGGACTTCGGTCTCCCATCGCGAGCTGATCCATCCAAAGCAAGTCCTGTTCTCTTGTACCCATCCGATCAGAAAAATCCGAAGCAGCTTCCGTTTACTGGGGAGCAGGTGCGATTCCATGTCGCGTACTTTGAATTCGCTGGCGTCTATTTATTGGAGGGCCATATCAAAACAACGTACGCAACTGACATTTGGCTGCTGAAGTCGGATGGTACTGTCGTGAAGGCTTTAGAGCCGAAGGGGGAACAATGGGAGAAGCTAGGATGGGGCCAATATAACCTCACAAAGAAGGGCCTTTTTGCTGCTGGTGGATCAGGGCCATACGACCAGGTAGGTACTACAGGTGGCTACCTTTTTCAGAGAGGCAAACCTGCTCGTCTAATTGCAGGGCTTACTAGAAACATTTCAGTTTCTCCTGACGGTTGCAAGGTGGCGTTTGTTCACTCGTTGCATTCGTTAGCGGAGGCCGACAGTGTGAAAGCACTTCGTGAAGGCAAACCAGGGGCGGAAACTCTGAAAATGATCGATTTCTGCGCGGGGAAAGGAGAATAG